The segment CTTGTCCGAGCTCTGCTCGCCGACGCAGACGATCGGCGTCATCCCGCATCGCAGGACTGCCCGCACCTTCTGGTTGACGCGCCGATCGGTTTCGCCGAAGAGGCCGCGTCGCTCGGAGTGACCGATGATGACGTACCGGCAGCCGATCTCCTCGAGCATCCTCGGCGACACCTCCCCCGTGTACGGCCCCTCGTCCTCCCAGTGCGAGTTCTGCGCCGCGAGATGCACCCCAGAGCCGGCGAGGGCCGCGGCCGCCGCGTGCAGGGAGGTCGACGGCGGGGCCAGCGCGACGTCGCGCGCGGCCATCGCCGAGCCGGCGAGGGGGAGAAACCGCTCGATGTACGCCGTCGTCTCGGCGGGGGTCAGGTGCATCTTCCAGTTGCCGACGATGAGGGGGCGCTCACTCATGGCGATGTCCCTGGGTCAGCGGGCGTCGGCGAGCGCGACGACGCCGGGAAGGCGGCGTCCGGAGAGGAACTCGAGGGAGGCTCCGCCGCCGGTGGAGATGTGCGACATCCCGGACTCGAGGCCGAACGCCTTGACCGCCGCGGCCGAATCGCCCCCGCCGACCACCGAGAGGGCTCCGTTCCCCGTCGCCGAGGCGATGGCCTGGGCGACGCGGCGCGTGCCGGTCGCGAACCCCTTGACCTCGAACATCCCCACGGGGCCGTTCCAGAGGATCGTCCGGGCGCCGGCGAGGGCGGCGGCGAAGGCCGTCGAGGTGCGGGGCCCGATGTCGAACCCGGCGTGGTCGGGGGTGAGCGCCTCGCCGGAGGTCAGCCTGCCGGGGGCGTCGTTCACGGTAGGCGCTTCGACGTGGTCGACGGGAAGGAGAATCCGGACGTTCCGGGTGCGCGCGTTGTCCTCGATCGAGCGCGCCAGGTCGAGCCTGTCGGCCTCGACGAGCGAGGCCCCGGTCTCGACGCCCCGGGCCTTCAGAAAGGTGTACGCCATGGCCCCGCCAATCAGGATTGAATCCACGCGCGCCAGGAGAGAGTCCAGGAGCTCGATCTTGTCCGAGACCTTCGCGCCTCCCAGCAGGGCCACGTACGGTCTCTCCGGCGCCTCGAGCAGCCGGGAGAGGTAGTCGATCTCGCGCTCCATGAGCAGGCCGGCCGCCGGCGAGGCGAACTTCCGGCAGACCGCTTCGACCGAGGCGTGGGCCCGGTGCGCGGAGCCGAACGCGTCGTTGACGTACACGTCCGCGAGGGAGGCGAGAGAGGCCGCGAAGCCGGCGTCGTTCGCCTCCTCCTCGGCGTGGAAGCGCAGGTTCTCGAGGAGCAGCACGCCCCCCGGGGTGAGATCCGCGGCCAGGCGCGTCGTGGCGGCTCCGACGCAGTCCGGCG is part of the Acidobacteriota bacterium genome and harbors:
- a CDS encoding triose-phosphate isomerase — encoded protein: MSERPLIVGNWKMHLTPAETTAYIERFLPLAGSAMAARDVALAPPSTSLHAAAAALAGSGVHLAAQNSHWEDEGPYTGEVSPRMLEEIGCRYVIIGHSERRGLFGETDRRVNQKVRAVLRCGMTPIVCVGEQSSDKAAGRTREVVDAQLTLSLANIRLEGDERLVVAYEPVWAIGTGRNASPGDAVEVHNFIRNELTATYGRDRAERTRILYGGSVSASNAGEFLSAPGVGGVLVGGASLDPETFSAICRSA
- a CDS encoding phosphoglycerate kinase, with protein sequence MKKLGVSALDVSGKTVLVRVDFNVPMADGRVVDDRRVRATIPTLRLILDRGGKLVLASHLGRPKGKRDARYSLAPCREPLSGLIGREVTMSPDCVGAATTRLAADLTPGGVLLLENLRFHAEEEANDAGFAASLASLADVYVNDAFGSAHRAHASVEAVCRKFASPAAGLLMEREIDYLSRLLEAPERPYVALLGGAKVSDKIELLDSLLARVDSILIGGAMAYTFLKARGVETGASLVEADRLDLARSIEDNARTRNVRILLPVDHVEAPTVNDAPGRLTSGEALTPDHAGFDIGPRTSTAFAAALAGARTILWNGPVGMFEVKGFATGTRRVAQAIASATGNGALSVVGGGDSAAAVKAFGLESGMSHISTGGGASLEFLSGRRLPGVVALADAR